The nucleotide window TGACCATCTACATGTTGTAACAGAGTTAATACGATCTTCTTGCCATCTTTGATAAAGGAGTATGTATTTTTGAAACCATCATGAATAGCTCGACGATCATATTGCCAAAGACGTCCTAACAGTAAATGACACGCGTCCATCGGGATGACGTCACACCATACTTATCCTTGTATTTGCTTCCCATAGAAAATTGGACACAACATCGTCTTGTTACTTTAACTTCATTCTCCTTTTTTAACCAATGCAACTTGTAAGGATGAGGATGTAACTCAGTTGGAAGCTTCAGTTTGTCTACCATATAATTTGAAACAACATTTTCACAACTTCCGCTGTCTATGATAACCTTGCAAACCTTCTCTTCAACAGTGCATCTTGTGTGAAAGATGTTGTGGTGTCGCCAACTCTCGTCTTCTATTACCCTTGCAGTATTCAAGTTTTGACAAACTACTAAAGCTTCTCCACAATCGGGTGGAACCTCTTCAATAGCATAGTCAACCTCACCTTCCTCCTCTTGCTCCTAAATTGGTTCTGCATTAACCTCTTCCTCGACAAGAGTGATAACTCTTCGGTTTGGACGATCAGCAGCAATATGCCCAAAACCTTGACATTTGAAGCATTTCCTACCTGATGATGCACGCTCCTTGTTGCCTTTAAAAATTCTGTCTTCACTTCTTGTTGAACATCAAGGATGACTTTTTTGTCCTTCGGCGACTGAGTGTTATTCCTTTGTGTCTTTTGCTTTTCAATCTTTAATGACAATCTAATGACATCATCCAAGGTCCCATATGGTTGCAGCTGAACGACATCAGAAATTTTTGTGTTCAGTCCTCCAAGATAATGAGCGATTGTTTGTTCTTCAGGCTCTTGAATGTCACACTTCATAAGCATCTCTTCAAAGTCCATTGTATATTCTTCCACAGATAACGACTTTTGCCTCAAattatgaaatttgatgaaggtGTCTTGCCTGTAATGTTCAGGAAAGAACTTGCGCTTGTGCTCACGACGCATTTTATCCCATGTCTTGAtcttttttcttccttctctttctcactGACGCTTGAGATTCTCCCACCAAACTGACGCATGCTTCTTCAACTTGATTACTACAAGCTTCACACGCTTGTCGTCTGGAATGTCTTTTAACTCGAACACTCTTTTCATTGTGCAAAGTCAGTCGATAAAATCATCTGGTTGGAGTCTCCCTTCAAACTCAGGAATATCAATTTTGATTCCTAAGTCCTTAGCTTTGTGAGTCGTGTTGTGTCGTGCTCTTCGTGTAGACAAATCTTCAGacgaagaagaataatgaaatggATTTGCATTATCTTCTTCACTAGAAGAACTGTCATCACTCTGCCTGCCATGATTATTTTGAGCAGCTTCATGTTTTGCAAGTTGCTCTTGCAACTCCTTAACTTGACGGCGTAACTCCTCCATTTCAATCTCTTGAGTAGTTCTGCGCTTTGGAGCCATCTTTTACTATGTAATGAGACTGATGCTTTGATgttgtgatgatgatgatgatgaggatgcaCAATGATGATAATGAACGAAGATAATCACCAACAAAAATGGCAcccaaagaagagaaaagaatgaTATTACCCGGAACTTCGCAGCAGACAATCCGTACTGATGACGACTCGTACCAATGGCGAGCGAACCGCACTAAAGACCATACCCACGaaccaaataaaattttactaagGCAAAGTGAAGGCCACGAGGACCGAccttgctctgataccaaactGACGTCGGGACGTCGCTTGGGCCACCAATCTTGGCGAGGTTAACAACCCCACTATGGTGAAAGTAGCCAAGAACCCACCTTGGTTGGCTAAGCCAAGGATGCACCTCTTACTCTTAAAAGAGCCTAGAGGAAAATAAGCACACAACTTATTTCAATATATAACTCAATCAATTCAACTCATAAACAAAAGGGGGTACATATGCATATTTATACTAGTAGGGGAGGGGGAACCTTCATGACTCGGGCAATGTGGGACTAACTCATAacacaatataataatatatgctaAACTAGActactttaattaatatttctaaTAACCTAATAGATGCTCCTGCATCAGTatctttttagatttttttctgATCTTTGGTGGATTTGGAGAGGTAGGAATAATGAGATTTTTAATCATCAAGAGCCTTTGGACACCAAAGACTCGTATGCCGTTAGCCTTGGAGAAAGAGTTTCGGAATGTTTTTGAATTGTAACGAGTTTCTATTCCTTATATGATTAGTTGCTCTTGTGTTCTCCCTTCATTGGGTACTTTTAAAATCtattgtgatgctagttatcCTGGTTCTGGTGGTTGGATTGGTTTTACCTGTGTTAGCAGGAActggaaggaaaactggcaagGTGGCTACTTGGGAACGATTGAGAGCTGCAATATTCTTCAAGGAGAGTTGTTTGCTAATTGGAGAGGATTTCTGTTAGCATAGGACTTGGGGTAAAGAGATGTGATTTGTGAAACAGAATGTTTGAAGGCTTacaattttgttacaaattctCATGACACTGCTGGTTGTGTAGATCTTTTGGTACTTAAAGTCATCGATATCATGACTTGAAAATGGCGTGTTGGTTTTTGCTTGATCCTGAGAGATGCAAACACCGTAGCGGACACCATGGCAAAAACGGCAATAAAATCGCACTCGCCGCATATCAAGTTTTTAGTGCCTTGGAAGGAGTTTGAGTTGAGTATTCAACTAAACCGTCCTACGTCTTTTTAGTCCTTTaggactttattttttttttcttttctgtttggttttttttctttttcggtcaccaaaataaaaaaaaaatccttattatttgaTTATCCATCTGAGTCAACCGATGACAtgactttaattaattttttacgcAATTCATTTGATCAACAAATAAGAAAacaattttggtaaaattaggTTCCTATATGTCCCTCGAATAAATTACAATCTTGACATTCAATGTGAGATTGAATGATCAAAATTGACTCTTTTCCTATCTCTAATTATATAACATTATGATGCTCGAATTTAACTTGACATATGAGATAGACTCAATCTCATCACTCCAAACCGTACACAATCTTAAATGTCACTTACATTTTATGCTAGACTAGAAGATACTTTGATATAATACGCTATGTACTAAGATACTTCAATATAATTATGCATGCATTATTATGTTACAAGAGACACCAAATCATCATCAAGCAGTGTTGACAAATCTAGAAGAGAGACAAGCATCTACGGCTTCAGCAACAGTAAGAAAAATCCTTTCTTTTCCAATTTTATCAACAAAGTTTGCCACTTTAAGCTTGTGAATCACTACCCACCTTGGATTTACCATAGCCAACTGCAAAAAACACAGAACAACAGCACAAACTTTAGAACCAAATAGAAACATTCATGAGGCCTCAAGAAATAGAAAAGTTCATGTCATTGTTACTTCTACACCACGTGAAAGCAATCTCTTATGCAGTTCCTCCAGTGCTAAGATTCCGGAAGTATCAACATTTGTGAGGTCTATCAAAGAGAATTGCGTAGGGTCAATCATCATAACAGTTTAGCgtttaggatttagagtttaTTAGTTTTAAGACTCACCGGTCATGTCAATGATTATAGCTTGCAACCTTCCTTTAGCAGCTTCTTCAATGTTATCTTGTTCTTCATCCTCTACCCACTTCAGGATTCTGCCAACCAGTAGTGAACAATTTTAATCCCAAATAAATAAAcatcatttattaattattaagctTGTATATAGTCTATGTAACAAGTCATTATTTTGTGAACTTTATTAAATTTCATGCCTTTCTCTGACAAAACCGGCATTCGCAAAGCAGAGTGAGCCTGAGCTTATGCGAATGACCAGTATCCCAGGAGTGGTTATGGCCATGGGATACTGGATAACATCGCAATAAGCTTCTGTGGTTGGAATTCTCCCTAGAATTTCAACACCTGGTCTAATTGATTGTAATAGTATCTTTGCAAATGAGATTGAAACCTGCACAAATCAAGTTAATTAGACATTAATTGGTTAACTAATCAAAGTGATTAGAAACCTATTAGCTAGTCACAGATGCAGAGGCTACCGTCTATAGTAAGTTGTTCAGGGAATATTAAAATGATAAGAATAGCATAACTCTTAATTGGTCCACACATTTTTGTTCTAATTCTAATtggatttttgtgttttgtcttAAAAGGAAaatttgattctattctaagaagAATTTTAGTGGCCATACTATTCACTGAAAGTAACCATCATTGAAGACTATCGATTGgatataaattaaagaaaaaaggtTTGGGATTTGAAAATTGTCAAGACGAGAATCTTCATCTTCAAtccacatttttttttcatttatttatttatctatctatTTTATGGGTCAGGACACCATCAACCCCACACTACCATACATATCAATAGTGGCTAGCTAGAATAGCAAGTGTTCTAGAAATGTTAGTATTTTATTGAAACACttgaaatatttgaaaattttcctAGAGTATGAGTTAATGTATTGTGCATAAAATtgcttaattataaaatattgataGTTTGGGGGTGGTCAGCGATGGATCATAAAGTCAACCATGAAAAAGCTATGATTGGCTCAGATTTGTTGATCAGAGTCTACTTGCAAATTCCGACAAATAATTTTCAGCCATTCATGAGACAACACAATTATTTAGGTCAGATCATGATAGAGATGGAACCCACCAAGCTTTTCCCTAGGCCAATTCCAGTTTCGTGTAAGACATAATTTCTGTTCTACCAAGcacaaataatataattgaaaGGTGTTTGTTATGTTGCCTAAAAATATTGCCTAATtgttaaaatagattaaataattaattttaaatttaaaagtataaaaattaaaaattttaaatattttaaaattattataaaaaaaattaggtaaAGATTAGATATCAAATAAAAGATACTATAGAATTGGGCTAATTAAAAACCTAAGTCGCTATATGCAAGCCGAAAGGGCCCATTTTGTGAATTATTCCTAGCTCACAAGTCATAAGACATGTGATTCTTTTTCACAAATGTTAGTAATCCGCTTAATTTTAATCCGTTTTTTAATATGTAATGATTCATTGATCccttttaatatgtatttttataattatattatgtgtatataaaaaataaattattaatattattattataaaatacatattaaaatataaaatatacattaaaaatattgttatttaaatgtgtttattataacttttaaaaaaatgttttttcttctattatttggttattttttattttgtattaggGAATGCTTTTACTGTATTTAACTGTATGTGGTAATTTAATCAGGAGTTCAACATGATTCTAAAATTAATCgtttgaattaataaaatacatGACTACTTTttaagaaacaaaacaaaaaagtgaTCACTGTCCTTAGCTTTTTATATAGCATACTAATCAAAGAAACTTATTTTCTACAggattaagagaaaaaaatgacTTTATTGAAACGAACCAAAAAGTCAACCAAACATAATCTTAGTAATAGTATGAGtaaataaatattgttatttATAAACCAAAAGTAATTATCTATTTAATTAGGTAAAAACTTAAATGTAGTCAATTTCATGTAAAGTTAATAGTTCAGAacattagataaaaatttagtcaaatcagttaaaTCATTTAATGACTCTCacttatcaacttcacgtgaagtcgattgCACTTGAGTTTTCACCATTTAATTATGTGGGGTGTTAAATCAAAAGGTCAAAAACggttgaaaattaaagaaacaaaatagGGTGGAGGTAGATATGTAACTCACAGCAATAAGAAGACCAATCTCAACGGATACAAACAAGACTCCGAAGAAAGCACCAAGACATGCAAGAAAGTCGAATTTATCAACCTTCCATATGTGATAAGCTTCACCAATGTCTATCAACCCAGGCAATGCTGAGAGGATTATAGAAGCAAGTATTGCCATTGGAGTGTAGTACAATAGTCTTGTAAAAAATTCCAAGCATAGAAGCACCGTTACCGCCATCACTATGTTTGATACTGCTGTTTGGCACCCTGCACTGAAATTCACCGCTGTCCTTGAAAACGAACCTGTATCATCCAActcaaaaacttaaaatatcaaattaatgGGTCTTTCTCATTTTATAAACTCTtcgttcttttttattttctttgatgtGAGACTAACTTCATGCACTCTTCACACTTGCAACATTATCATTAATTTGACATTGTTGACTTCATATGAGAACAACTGCACACAAGAATTGTGACCTTATTTCCTAACATGATTTGAGATGTATCCACTCACCAGTTGACACGTAGCATGAAGTTAATGATCCTGCAATGTTCATGCAGCCCATTGCCAACATTTCTTTGTTCCCATCAAGATGGTATCCTTTGATGTTAGCAAAAGATCTACCAACAGCTATTGCTTCCTGAATCATAGATAAgaatgaataattaattaattaaataaatcatcTTAGTTATTTCGGTATATTCATAAATCAGCATAAAACGATGGGAgtaaaaagaaatgaaattaaagggAGTGAATTAACACACGGTGAGAGCGATGATGGCAGAAATCAATCCAATTTTAGCAGCTTGTCCAACATGTGGGCCTTTTAATTGTAACTTGTGAACTGAACTTGGATTAAGCCCTCCTTGAACATGCTTTATTATATTAACCCCATGCTTATCAGCTTTGGACAAGAAAACAATCAAAGTTGAGAGAATAACTGATAGAAGAGGAGCAATAGCTGGCAGCCAGAAAAGTTTCTTGTTTCTTCTGCCCTGAAAATATCAGATGAGTTTGACatcatcaaaatttcaaattaattgataaaaaaaaagaggtactaataaataataatttcattATTACTTACAATAAACCGTGCAGTCAAAAGGAAAATCAGGAATGAACACCCGATGACAAAGTTAAGAGGGGACCACTGTCAACCAAAATAAAACAAGTTATAATAGTTTGTCAAATTGTGTATGTTACTTTATTTGAAATTCATACATGTAACTACCTATACTCACTTTTTCTGAGGATGTAATTTGTTGATGGAGTGAAGCATAAACAGATTTCAAGACTGCTACTGCATCGGTTTTGGTAGTGAAGTGAGTTAGCCCCAACAACCCCTTGAGCTGCTGAAGACCAATAACAATGGCTGCACCTGCCATGAATCCCACAAGTGCAGCATGTGAAAGAAAATCCACTAGAAATCCCAACCTGCAATCCAAGATTTTAAACAATAAGCATCTCttattagtactatacaagaTTCACAATTTTACAACAGTAGTATTATGAGTGGACTCAAATCTACATATTATATAACATAATAAACACGCAAAATTTATAGCTCAATAGTTAAAGAATCTATAAGGAATATAACTTAGCACCTTAGAACTCCGAACGCAGTTTGAAAGATTCCGGCAAACAAAGTGACTGTAAAGACAAGGTTTCTGTAGTCATTTGGGTGAGCATCAGGATCTACCACTTTTGGAACCAGAGAAGATAGCAGCATTGACACAACCGCCACAGGTCCAATAGCAATTTCTCTTGAACTCCCCATTAGTGCGTAGATAACAGGAGGAATGACACTAGTGTCTGTATTAATATATGTAACAAATTCAGCATGTGCCCAAAGAAGTGGTCttacatcaaaatatatatggtTTTAAAATGCGGCTGCAAAATGTTTTGCTGTGGCAATTTAAAACCATGATTAGAAAACATTAGATACTCACACAGGCCATATTGAGGATCAAGTTTGGCCAAATTTGCATATCCTATGCTCTGCATCATCAGATTTGAAATGAATAGGgctaataaaaatgtaacacATTTTTTTCACATTGCTCGTAGTATAAAATGTTACACACTACTTACCTGGGGTATGCTGAGGCTGGCAAGAGTTAAACCAGATAGCAAATCATCCTTGAACTTGGTAGCTGAGTAAGTTCTGAACCAGCTAAGGATTGGGAACAAACTCGCCAAGAAGGAAACGGCGCGTCGGCTGCGAGTTTCCTTCTTGGATGAggatgaagagaaaaagaagttgTTACTGTTCTTCAGAGGACCAAAAAGCTTCTTGGTTAGAGGTGGTGGGTTGGGAGAATTGAGCACCCATTGAGACCTCTCAGAAGATTGCTCTGTGGCCTCTGAACccatgtttttgtttttgtttgaaGTGTTTGGACGAACTCTGCTACAAAAACTATGTGTACTTATA belongs to Arachis duranensis cultivar V14167 chromosome 8, aradu.V14167.gnm2.J7QH, whole genome shotgun sequence and includes:
- the LOC107460809 gene encoding low affinity sulfate transporter 3; this encodes MGSEATEQSSERSQWVLNSPNPPPLTKKLFGPLKNSNNFFFSSSSSKKETRSRRAVSFLASLFPILSWFRTYSATKFKDDLLSGLTLASLSIPQSIGYANLAKLDPQYGLYTSVIPPVIYALMGSSREIAIGPVAVVSMLLSSLVPKVVDPDAHPNDYRNLVFTVTLFAGIFQTAFGVLRLGFLVDFLSHAALVGFMAGAAIVIGLQQLKGLLGLTHFTTKTDAVAVLKSVYASLHQQITSSEKWSPLNFVIGCSFLIFLLTARFIGRRNKKLFWLPAIAPLLSVILSTLIVFLSKADKHGVNIIKHVQGGLNPSSVHKLQLKGPHVGQAAKIGLISAIIALTEAIAVGRSFANIKGYHLDGNKEMLAMGCMNIAGSLTSCYVSTGSFSRTAVNFSAGCQTAVSNIVMAVTVLLCLEFFTRLLYYTPMAILASIILSALPGLIDIGEAYHIWKVDKFDFLACLGAFFGVLFVSVEIGLLIAVSISFAKILLQSIRPGVEILGRIPTTEAYCDVIQYPMAITTPGILVIRISSGSLCFANAGFVRERILKWVEDEEQDNIEEAAKGRLQAIIIDMTDLTNVDTSGILALEELHKRLLSRGVELAMVNPRWVVIHKLKVANFVDKIGKERIFLTVAEAVDACLSSRFVNTA